The uncultured Desulfobulbus sp. genome window below encodes:
- a CDS encoding ATP-binding protein translates to MRFGLKLHIIGLLLALLALASGLTLFVTLSFWSRDAAFSFSREKELTLHLLAEHQFYRYLSVGYESEYARALLQEAMEQHGAVVGCVRKQGAAAFCLGGSDDKSMESLEKILALTSSGSVVRRFIGTQWVGLVSGKQYLDLGVQVTGPDQAKYPVALRFSLYDPYYTIWSLQRYIALYLLFNVLVLTVVGFFRIRQFLLKPVERLLQLTQSYKDEHGVPFLALQESGELAQLQVSLQQMLGRIRADREKLEQHLVSLEQANAQLHNTQQEMIRAEKLSSVGRLAAGMAHEIGNPVGIVQGYLGMLGQGEVSIEERKDFCQRAEQELYRISTLIRQLLDFARPATGKEMLVAPHEVIKGALALLRPQPLFDSIEIDDEWSAGNVQIFCDPDQLLQVLLNCLMNGADAIVAAGTKKGRIWVRTELCESIEGSLFMLTIADNGCGLSQEQLAAAFDPFYTTKPPGSGTGLGLSVSYALLEQMKGSITLSNHDGGGAKVVIKIPVALSSIAEMSND, encoded by the coding sequence ATGCGATTCGGTTTAAAATTACATATAATCGGGCTGTTACTTGCTCTTCTTGCGCTGGCCAGCGGCCTGACTCTCTTTGTCACTCTGAGCTTTTGGTCTCGGGATGCAGCCTTTTCTTTTTCGCGGGAAAAGGAGCTCACCTTGCATCTCCTCGCTGAACACCAATTTTATCGTTATCTCTCCGTAGGTTATGAAAGTGAATACGCTCGCGCTCTGCTTCAAGAGGCGATGGAGCAGCATGGAGCTGTGGTGGGCTGTGTACGCAAGCAGGGGGCAGCCGCATTTTGTTTAGGGGGAAGTGATGACAAAAGCATGGAGTCTCTTGAGAAAATTCTTGCGTTAACATCTTCCGGCTCTGTCGTCCGGCGATTTATCGGTACACAGTGGGTTGGGCTGGTTTCAGGGAAGCAGTATCTCGATTTAGGGGTGCAGGTGACCGGCCCTGATCAGGCCAAATATCCAGTAGCCTTGCGTTTTTCTCTGTATGATCCGTATTATACAATCTGGTCTTTGCAACGATATATCGCTCTCTATCTCCTCTTTAATGTACTTGTCCTTACTGTTGTTGGATTTTTCAGAATTCGTCAGTTCCTTTTGAAGCCTGTTGAGCGTCTACTTCAGCTCACTCAATCATACAAGGATGAACATGGTGTTCCCTTTCTCGCGCTCCAGGAGTCTGGTGAGCTTGCTCAACTTCAGGTTTCATTGCAGCAGATGCTTGGCCGTATTCGTGCAGACAGAGAAAAACTCGAGCAGCACCTGGTTTCGCTGGAGCAGGCCAACGCCCAGTTACATAATACGCAGCAGGAAATGATTCGTGCTGAAAAACTTTCTTCCGTTGGGCGATTGGCTGCCGGAATGGCACATGAAATTGGCAATCCCGTGGGTATAGTCCAGGGATACCTGGGGATGCTTGGCCAGGGAGAAGTATCAATAGAAGAACGTAAGGATTTCTGCCAAAGAGCCGAGCAGGAGTTGTATCGTATCAGTACCCTTATTCGTCAGCTGCTTGATTTTGCCCGGCCGGCGACGGGCAAAGAGATGCTGGTCGCCCCCCATGAGGTGATAAAGGGTGCTCTTGCTCTTCTGCGACCGCAACCCCTGTTTGATTCGATTGAAATTGATGATGAGTGGTCTGCAGGTAATGTTCAGATCTTTTGTGATCCTGATCAACTGCTCCAGGTGTTGTTGAATTGTCTTATGAATGGTGCGGATGCCATTGTTGCAGCTGGTACGAAAAAAGGGAGAATATGGGTAAGAACGGAGCTCTGTGAATCAATTGAAGGCAGTTTGTTTATGTTGACCATCGCTGATAATGGTTGCGGGCTTTCGCAGGAACAGCTTGCAGCAGCCTTTGACCCTTTTTATACGACCAAACCTCCAGGCAGTGGTACGGGATTGGGGCTGTCTGTTTCCTATGCGCTGTTAGAGCAGATGAAAGGTTCTATTACATTGTCGAACCATGACGGTGGGGGGGCGAAGGTTGTTATCAAGATACCAGTTGCTCTATCATCGATTGCTGAGATGTCCAATGACTGA
- a CDS encoding prepilin-type N-terminal cleavage/methylation domain-containing protein, whose protein sequence is MTLNRLRLRAKEEGFTLIELMIVIAIIGILAAIAIPNFIAYRNKTYCSATESDANNIAAAIADYFAIPGNTSISNTSINPTTTNGNSWGLVSVDPNLSITITVRDASTRCPKDYQDGMPVGTNPTGYWNGVAGGGVYTKLIQP, encoded by the coding sequence ATGACACTCAACAGACTGAGACTGCGGGCAAAGGAAGAAGGCTTCACCCTGATCGAGTTAATGATCGTTATCGCGATTATCGGTATTTTGGCAGCTATTGCTATTCCTAACTTTATTGCGTATAGAAACAAAACCTATTGCTCAGCAACAGAAAGCGATGCAAACAACATTGCCGCTGCCATTGCAGATTATTTTGCTATCCCTGGCAACACATCCATCTCAAATACCAGTATTAACCCCACAACGACCAATGGAAATAGTTGGGGCCTGGTATCTGTCGATCCTAACTTAAGCATAACAATTACAGTTAGAGACGCTTCTACAAGGTGTCCAAAAGATTACCAAGATGGTATGCCTGTAGGAACGAACCCAACAGGATACTGGAATGGTGTTGCCGGAGGTGGTGTTTATACAAAGCTCATCCAGCCTTAA